A stretch of Sphingomonas sp. JUb134 DNA encodes these proteins:
- a CDS encoding cation transporter: MSNALPEALVPLMRRAERLEWWSIAWTISVIAVMGAAMGSSQTMKTAWIEDCLSLIPPIVFLVAVRVERWAPTNRFPNGFQRAPSLAFAIAAAALTALGGSLLVNSAMSLFAQEHATIGAIDVFGHELWLGWVMVAAQIYSIVVPLVLGRLKLPLARALNDKTLFTDAQTQKANWMTGIAGIGGVIGIGLGYWWADAVAAGIIALDILNDGLRALRAATAELVDGTPRALDSPKIAEDAAAIDQLLRARFPGAEVRLRETGRIIHAQVIGATPPAQKVYPATYWTGDPERSWRLGQISFVAPEPAEQEPAASASKGNG, from the coding sequence TGCGCCGCGCCGAGCGGCTGGAATGGTGGTCGATCGCCTGGACGATCAGCGTGATCGCCGTGATGGGCGCGGCAATGGGATCCAGCCAGACGATGAAGACGGCCTGGATCGAGGATTGCCTGAGCCTGATCCCGCCGATCGTGTTCCTGGTCGCCGTCCGGGTTGAGCGCTGGGCGCCGACAAACCGGTTTCCGAACGGCTTCCAGCGCGCGCCCAGCCTCGCCTTCGCCATCGCGGCGGCAGCGCTGACGGCGCTCGGTGGAAGCTTGCTGGTGAACTCCGCGATGAGCCTGTTCGCGCAGGAACATGCCACCATCGGTGCCATCGACGTCTTTGGTCACGAATTATGGCTCGGCTGGGTCATGGTCGCAGCCCAGATCTATTCGATCGTGGTGCCGCTGGTGCTCGGCCGGCTGAAGCTGCCGCTGGCCAGGGCACTCAACGACAAGACGCTGTTTACCGACGCGCAGACCCAGAAGGCGAACTGGATGACCGGCATCGCCGGGATCGGTGGCGTGATCGGGATCGGGCTCGGCTATTGGTGGGCCGATGCCGTAGCGGCCGGCATCATTGCTCTGGACATCCTCAACGACGGATTGCGCGCCCTTCGTGCGGCAACGGCCGAGCTGGTGGACGGAACGCCGCGGGCTCTCGACAGTCCGAAGATCGCCGAAGATGCCGCCGCCATAGACCAGCTACTCAGAGCCCGCTTCCCGGGCGCGGAGGTCCGGTTGCGCGAAACCGGCCGGATCATCCACGCGCAAGTGATCGGCGCGACGCCTCCTGCACAAAAGGTGTATCCCGCAACCTATTGGACTGGGGATCCGGAACGATCCTGGCGCCTGGGCCAGATCAGCTTCGTGGCACCCGAGCCGGCTGAGCAGGAGCCCGCGGCATCCGCATCGAAGGGGAACGGCTGA